The Felis catus isolate Fca126 chromosome X, F.catus_Fca126_mat1.0, whole genome shotgun sequence genome includes a region encoding these proteins:
- the LOC123383384 gene encoding cancer/testis antigen 1-like isoform X1 has protein sequence MEATDRGAGGGAGGPEGQRGPGDPGVPDGPGGHEGPGGGGGEGEECAAAGAAPRVAQAPCAPVPGAAAVPGLGGHPLPGPRGHSGPTAGGPGSQPLQFYVTMPFPSPTEAQVAHQCLATQGQPQVGAVRKEFTVLGNVLIIRLTAEDPGQLQVSIASCLDQLSLLVWTMQRFVPPFFTLPEPGKRG, from the exons ATGGAGGCCACAGATCGAGGCGCAGGCGGTGGGGCCGGCGGTCCCGAGGGTCAGCGTGGCCCGGGAGACCCCGGTGTCCCAGATGGCCCCGGAGGCCACGAGGGCCCCGGCGGTGGAGGTGGTGAGGGAGAGGAGTGTGCCGCGGCCGGTGCGGCCCCGCGGGTCGCGCAGGCGCCATGTGCTCCCGTCCCGGGCGCAGCTGCCGTGCCAGGGCTTGGCGGACACCCTTTGCCGGGACCCCGTGGGCACAGCGGGCCCACAGCCGGAGGGCCGGGGAGCCAGCCGCTGCAGTT CTACGTCACCATGCCTTTCCCGTCACCCACGGAGGCACAGGTGGCCCACCAGTGTCTGGCAACACAGGGCCAGCCCCAGGTCGGGGCAGTTCGGAAGGAGTTCACGGTACTCGGCAACGTCCTAATTAT ACGACTGACTGCCGAAGACCCTGGCCAACTCCAGGTTTCCATCGCCTCCTGTCTTGACCAGCTTTCCCTGTTGGTTTGGACCATGCAGCGCTTCGTGCCCCCGTTTTTCACATTGCCGGAGCCAGGCAAAAGGGGCTAA
- the LOC123383288 gene encoding collagen alpha-1(I) chain-like has product MVREPGPSLPAPLGAVRAGCWQVRPAGACADTGLGGGAGRAGNSHVPVASPECSRGRRSPTVTSRVGGRSVRNQPPSPRGQRRPDPGSAGSVGTSSAGSVCAGALAIPDSLARRGAGLREACQGSQRSADSGRSVAVGSEEAGAAATRAPDDEAASPAPDDGAEEVAVTQAPDDDGADGAAVTRAPEGGAEDAGAGPQASDGGTDGHDPQLSPRGPGCQGNCSRHDGEGGPGSKGAVVEGACAPPLAERAPRALAPGGDAAPAAAAVTSSGLLELLTVSFRSPLEAEMARRALTTHVQRHRGLAQKELCVRGSALAVRWTTEDPICFRVSVNSFLDRLPLVIRNIRALGSRPPRRLGPGKGAEA; this is encoded by the exons ATGGTGAGGGAGCCAGGCCCATCCCTTCCAGCTCCCCTAGGGGCCGTGCGGG CTGGCTGCTGGCAAGTGCGCCCGGCTGGCGCCTGCGCAGACAcaggcttggggggaggggcgggccgggCCGGAAACAGTCACGTGCCAGTGGCCTCACCAGAATGCTCTCGGGGACGTAGGAGCCCGACAGTGACGTCACGCGTCGGGGGGCGCAGCGTCCGGAACCAGCCTCCATCTCCTCGGGGTCAGCGTCGACCGGATCCAGGCTCTGCCGGCTCGGTGGGAACCAGCTCCGCGGGGTCTGTCTGCGCAGGCGCCCTGGCCATCCCCGACAGCCTTGCGCGCCGAGGGGCCGGGCTTCGCGAGGCCTGCCAGGGGTCTCAGCGGTCGGCCGACAGTGGGCGCAGCGTAGCGGTGGGCTCTGAGGAGGCCGGTGCGGCGGCCACGAGGGCCCCGGACGACGAAGCGGCCTCTCCGGCCCCGGACGACGGCGCGGAGGAAGTGGCGGTCACGCAGGCCCCTGACGATGACGGCGCGGACGGCGCGGCGGTCACGCGGGCTCCCGAGGGTGGCGCGGAGGACGCGGGGGCAGGCCCACAGGCCTCCGACGGAGGCACGGACGGCCACGACCCCCAGCTTAGCCCCCGAGGTCCCGGTTGCCAGGGCAACTGCAGCCGCCACGATGGCGAGGGTGGCCCTGGCAGCAAGGGAGCAGTGGTCGAGGGGGCCTGCGCCCCTCCCCTGGCCGAACGGGCCCCGAGGGCCCTGGCCCCCGGTGGAGACGCagcgccggcggcggcggcggtgacCTCCTCAGGACTGCTGGAGTT GCTCACTGTGTCTTTCCGGTCGCCCCTGGAGGCAGAGATGGCCCGCAGGGCCCTGACTACACACGTCCAACGCCACCGAGGGTTGGCTCAGAAGGAGCTTTGCGTGAGGGGCAGCGCCCTGGCCGT GAGATGGACTACTGAAGACCCCATCTGCTTCCGAGTTTCCGTCAACTCCTTCTTGGACCGGCTTCCCCTGGTGATACGAAACATTCGCGCCTTGGGGTCCCGGCCTCCGCGGCGCCTAGGTCCGGGAAAGGGGGCCGAGGCCTAA
- the LOC123383386 gene encoding EKC/KEOPS complex subunit LAGE3-like produces the protein MERAPYTPGPGGDAAPGARGPGNRLLQFTLTIPFPSAMDAEIAHRFLTPNEELQEPVREELHVNGSILTVRLTADDPGQLQMSITSCLGQLSLVIRAMQIIMPPFFTKPQQ, from the exons ATGGAGCGGGCACCCTACACACCAGGTCCTGGTGGAGATGCCGCGCCTGGCGCTAGAGGTCCTGGTAACCGACTGCTTCAGTT CACCCTCACTATACCTTTCCCCTCGGCCATGGATGCGGAGATTGCCCACAGGTTCCTGACTCCAAACGAGGAGCTCCAGGAGCCAGTTCGGGAGGAGCTCCATGTGAACGGCAGCATCCTGACTGT CCGCTTGACTGCCGATGACCCTGGCCAgctccaaatgtccatcacctccTGTCTTGGCCAGCTTTCCCTAGTGATACGGGCCATGCAGATCATCATGCCCCCCTTTTTCACAAAGCCGCAGCAGTGA
- the LOC105259690 gene encoding LOW QUALITY PROTEIN: sodium- and chloride-dependent creatine transporter 1-like (The sequence of the model RefSeq protein was modified relative to this genomic sequence to represent the inferred CDS: deleted 2 bases in 1 codon), translating to MVLIVLLVRGVLLSGALDGIIYYVKLDWSKLGSPQVWIDAGTQIFFSFAIGLGALTALGSYNRFNNNCYKDAIILALIYSGTSFFAGFVVFSILGFMAAEQGVHISKVAESGPGLAFIASPLAVTLMPVAPLWAALFFFMLLLLGLDSQFVGVEGFITGLLDLLPASYYFRFQREISVALCCALCFVIDLSMVTDGGMYVFQLFDYYSASSSTTLLWQAFWECVVVAWVYGADRFMDDVACMIRYRPCPWMKWCWSFFTPLVCMVIFIFNVVYYKPLVYNTYVYPWWGEAMGWGFALSSMLCVPLHLLGCLLRAKGTVAEGTETPVRTLVQGKVAH from the exons ATGGTCCTTATCGTGCTGTTGGTGCGGGGGGTGTTGCTATCCGGCGCCCTGGATGGCATCATCTACTATGTCAAGCTTGACTGGTCGAAGCTGGGGTCCCCTCAG GTGTGGATAGATGCCGGGacccagattttcttttctttcgcCATCGGCCTGGGCGCCCTCACGGCGCTGGGCAGCTACAACCGCTTCAACAACAACTGCTACAA ggaCGCCATCATCCTGGCCCTCATCTACAGCGGGACCAGCTTTTTCGCTGGCTTCGTGGTCTTCTCCATCCTGGGCTTCATGGCCGCAGAGCAGGGCGTGCACATCTCCAAGGTGGCGGAATCAG GGCCCGGCCTGGCCTTCATCGCCTCCCCCCTGGCCGTCACGCTAATGCCTGTGGCCCCCCTCTGGGCTGCCCTGTTTTTCTTCATGCTGTTGCTGCTCGGCCTGGACAGCCAG TTTGTAGGTGTGGAAGGCTTCATCACCGGCCTGCTCGACCTCCTCCCGGCCTCCTACTACTTCCGTTTCCAAAGGGAGATCTCCGTGGCCCTCTGCTGCGCCCTCTGCTTTGTCATCGACCTCTCCATGGTGACTgat GGCGGGATGTACGTCTTCCAGCTGTTTGACTACTACTCGGCCAGC AGCAGCACGACCCTGCTGTGGCAGGCCTTCTGGGAGTGCGTGGTGGTCGCCTGGGTGTACG GAGCCGACCGCTTCATGGACGACGTCGCCTGCATGATCAGGTACCGCCCTTGCCCCTGGATGAAATGGTGCTGGTCCTTCTTCACCCCGCTGGTCTGCATG GTCATCTTTATCTTCAACGTGGTGTACTACAAGCCGCTCGTCTACAACACCTACGTGTACCCGTGGTGGGGCGAGGCCATGGGCTGGGGCTTCGCGCTCTCCTCCATGCTGTGTGTGCCCCTCCACCTCCTGGGCTGCCTCCTCAGGGCCAAGGGGACCGTGGCTGAG GGTACAGAGACACCTGTGAGAACACTCGTGCAGGGCAAGGTGGCTCACTAG
- the LOC123383385 gene encoding LOW QUALITY PROTEIN: olfactory receptor 3A3-like (The sequence of the model RefSeq protein was modified relative to this genomic sequence to represent the inferred CDS: deleted 1 base in 1 codon), with amino-acid sequence MDSRLHTPMYDFLVNLSLLDTAYISSTGPQVLEHLLAAVRTVPYRACLPQIFFLHFLAPWECFLLTAMACDRYAAIGRPPHHLVLLGRRRTRAGMASTSRLLALADAFAHTVLAAPLRFCGPRLITHFSCGLPPLTRLSCSSTWASELALFVFSFVVALAPRAPVAISCVRVVAAILRIHSADGRRKAFSTCGAHTTVVCIFYIAPVLCYILPSSACSGLRDRALPVLYVVLTPMLNPVIYSMRNKEVKRALFKALGKESAS; translated from the exons ATGGACTCCCGACTCCACACTCCCATGTACGACTTCTTAGTCAACCTCTCACTGCTGGACACTGCCTATATCTCCAGCACGGGGCCTCAGGTGCTGGAACACCTGCTGGCAGCAGTGCGGACCGTGCCCTATCGTGCTTGTCTTCCCcagatcttctttctccacttcctggCTCCCTGGGAGTGCTTCCTGCTCACAGCCATGGCCTGTGACCGCTATGCAGCCATCGGCCGGCCACCGCACCACCTAGTCCTCTTGGGCCGTCGG CGGACCCGGGCAGGAATGGCTTCCACCTCCCGCCTGCTTGCCTTGGCCGATGCGTTCGCCCACACCGTCCTTGCAGCTCCACTGAGGTTCTGCGGGCCTCGCCTCATCACCCACTTCTCCTGTGGCCTCCCTCCACTGACCAGACTCTCTTGCTCAAGCACGTGGGCCAGCGAGCTTGCCCTGTTCGTCTTCAGTTTCGTGGTGGCTCTTGCACCCCGTGCCCCGGTTGCGATCTCCTGTGTACGTGTTGTGGCTGCGATTCTCAGGATTCACTCCGCTGACGGCCGAAGAAAAGCCTTTTCCACCTGTGGTGCTCACACCACCGTGGTCTGCATTTTCTACATCGCTCCAGTCCTCTGCTACATCCTCCCCAGCTCTGCGTGCTCTGGCTTGCGGGACCGGGCGCTCCCTGTGCTGTACGTGGTCCTCACCCCCATGCTCAACCCCGTCATCTACAGCATGCGAAACAAGGAGGTGAAGAGGGCTTTGTTCAAGGCCCTCGGGAAAGAAAGTGCCTCCTAG
- the LOC123383384 gene encoding cancer/testis antigen 1-like isoform X4, which translates to MAPEATRAPAVEVVRERSVPRPVRPRGSRRRHVLPSRAQLPCQGLADTLCRDPVGTAGPQPEGRGASRCSSTSYVTMPFPSPTEAQVAHQCLATQGQPQVGAVRKEFTVLGNVLIIRLTAEDPGQLQVSIASCLDQLSLLVWTMQRFVPPFFTLPEPGKRG; encoded by the exons ATGGCCCCGGAGGCCACGAGGGCCCCGGCGGTGGAGGTGGTGAGGGAGAGGAGTGTGCCGCGGCCGGTGCGGCCCCGCGGGTCGCGCAGGCGCCATGTGCTCCCGTCCCGGGCGCAGCTGCCGTGCCAGGGCTTGGCGGACACCCTTTGCCGGGACCCCGTGGGCACAGCGGGCCCACAGCCGGAGGGCCGGGGAGCCAGCCGCTGCAGTT CTACCAGCTACGTCACCATGCCTTTCCCGTCACCCACGGAGGCACAGGTGGCCCACCAGTGTCTGGCAACACAGGGCCAGCCCCAGGTCGGGGCAGTTCGGAAGGAGTTCACGGTACTCGGCAACGTCCTAATTAT ACGACTGACTGCCGAAGACCCTGGCCAACTCCAGGTTTCCATCGCCTCCTGTCTTGACCAGCTTTCCCTGTTGGTTTGGACCATGCAGCGCTTCGTGCCCCCGTTTTTCACATTGCCGGAGCCAGGCAAAAGGGGCTAA
- the LOC123383384 gene encoding cancer/testis antigen 1-like isoform X2, which translates to MEATDRGAGGGAGGPEGQRGPGDPGVPDGPGGHEGPGGGGGEGEECAAAGAAPRVAQAPCAPVPGAAAVPGLGGHPLPGPRGHSGPTAGGPGSQPLQFYVTMPFPSPTEAQVAHQCLATQGQPQVGAVRKEFTTTDCRRPWPTPGFHRLLS; encoded by the exons ATGGAGGCCACAGATCGAGGCGCAGGCGGTGGGGCCGGCGGTCCCGAGGGTCAGCGTGGCCCGGGAGACCCCGGTGTCCCAGATGGCCCCGGAGGCCACGAGGGCCCCGGCGGTGGAGGTGGTGAGGGAGAGGAGTGTGCCGCGGCCGGTGCGGCCCCGCGGGTCGCGCAGGCGCCATGTGCTCCCGTCCCGGGCGCAGCTGCCGTGCCAGGGCTTGGCGGACACCCTTTGCCGGGACCCCGTGGGCACAGCGGGCCCACAGCCGGAGGGCCGGGGAGCCAGCCGCTGCAGTT CTACGTCACCATGCCTTTCCCGTCACCCACGGAGGCACAGGTGGCCCACCAGTGTCTGGCAACACAGGGCCAGCCCCAGGTCGGGGCAGTTCGGAAGGAGTTCACG ACGACTGACTGCCGAAGACCCTGGCCAACTCCAGGTTTCCATCGCCTCCTGTCTTGA
- the LOC123383384 gene encoding S-antigen protein-like isoform X3 has translation MEATDRGAGGGAGGPEGQRGPGDPGVPDGPGGHEGPGGGGGEGEECAAAGAAPRVAQAPCAPVPGAAAVPGLGGHPLPGPRGHSGPTAGGPGSQPLQFYQLRHHAFPVTHGGTGGPPVSGNTGPAPGRGSSEGVHDD, from the exons ATGGAGGCCACAGATCGAGGCGCAGGCGGTGGGGCCGGCGGTCCCGAGGGTCAGCGTGGCCCGGGAGACCCCGGTGTCCCAGATGGCCCCGGAGGCCACGAGGGCCCCGGCGGTGGAGGTGGTGAGGGAGAGGAGTGTGCCGCGGCCGGTGCGGCCCCGCGGGTCGCGCAGGCGCCATGTGCTCCCGTCCCGGGCGCAGCTGCCGTGCCAGGGCTTGGCGGACACCCTTTGCCGGGACCCCGTGGGCACAGCGGGCCCACAGCCGGAGGGCCGGGGAGCCAGCCGCTGCAGTT CTACCAGCTACGTCACCATGCCTTTCCCGTCACCCACGGAGGCACAGGTGGCCCACCAGTGTCTGGCAACACAGGGCCAGCCCCAGGTCGGGGCAGTTCGGAAGGAGTTCACG ACGACTGA